The nucleotide window TGCTGGCCGAGCGAATAAGTGGGTCGAATATCTTGTCGATTTTGTCGGCGGGGATTTCGCCGCCGTTCGAAACGGACACTACCACTTCGTGCTCCTCGCAACGTGCCGTCAATACAGCACTCCCAGTGCCGTGCTGTGCTGCATTCACCAGCAGGTTCGTGAGCAACTGGCCCAATCGTGCCCCGTCCCACGTGCCGACCATGATGCCATCGTATCGTTCGTCGACTTGGAAAGATGGATAGGACGCACAGACCTCTTCGACCGCTTGGTGACTGATGCGCCGTAGATCGTCCGTCGTTGGTGTCATGGGCAGCATATCGCCTAAACGGATACGGGAAAAATCCAGCAAGTCGTCTACCATGTGCTTCATTCGATCGGCACTACGAAGCACCGCAGCGGCGGCCTTCGTTGAGGATGCGCCCAGCGCCTCATCTCGAAGCGGGTATTGAGCCGAGTTGTGTATTGCGCCGAGCGGGGAGCGCAGATCATGTGCCAGAATGCCATTGAAAAGGTCGCGCAGGCGATTTGGCCGACGCCGAGTACTTCGCGATTGACTCAGTCAACGCTTGATCAATAGCTTCGTTGAAACGAACTATCTGATCGATCGTTTCTTCATTGACACGATACGGTTGTGCCTGCCAATGACGAATCACGGTTGCCCTGAGCGCGCGATATTCCGAAACCAATTCTTCGAGCGTGAATCCATGGGCTAAACGGTCGTCTGCGTGTGTTTTTGCGACATCAACTATTTCGGGCGCGTGCTCCAGCCCCTCGCCTTTCGACTTTGCGATTTGCTCGTCGGCACTCTGACCGGTGCGCATATCATGAGCGATATGAAGCAAGATTTCACGAGCGGAGTTGCGGCGCTGTTGATCAGAGAGCTTTTCCGGAGCAACACCTAGGCGACGGGCGAACTCGGACCAGTCTTCGAGAATGTCGTCGACCTTCTGTTCTATTAGTTCGGCCAATACCATGCTGAGTCCTCCGGGTGCGGTCTGTTTGCGAGACGGCGAGGCCGTGTATGTGCAGCGAACGTGATGACTAGCTATGAACGCATGGAGCGCACCAGCAGGTTACGCTATGTTGTAGTCCAGCGGACTTGAAGCTAAGAGGCAGGAAGTCTTGGGTACGCCGTCCTCGCTCTTAATTTGTAAGGCCCCCATACTTGTCCGTTAGAGATTACGGGTTATTTGCCCTTGCGTACACTTCCGGCTAACACAATTGACTAAAAAAGCAAGACGCCCGTACTCGATGCAACCGAAGCCGGGCGGTTGCTCGGTCAGTAACGCGGGTTTCAGACAACGTCGTCTCCGGCGGCTATGCCGCCTTCAACTCCTCACTACCAGCCAAGATAACTGCCGTTACACCGGACAGGATGATTGTCGCGGCGCAGGGCCCAAGGTACGAAGTCATGTCTTCAATGCCCCAACATCTTCGCCATCACGTAGTGAAAACTATCCAATGGTAGACTGCACAACATGACCGCAAGGACTGTTACGAATTCGGACAGCTCCGGCCGCCTTGCAAGCCCAGATGCCTTCGTTGCTTTCCAATCCCTAACACCTTGCTGAATCGTCCCACGCCGAACTTCTTTTGGGTTCGATCCCGTGGGTGTTAAATTACTTTGCAGAATGTCATTAAATTCGCGGTTGGACCGAAGGTCGCCTGTTATATTGTTTCGGCCGAGAACAGATATATGCTAATGGTTCGAACATCAAAAACATAAGCTTGGGACACGCAACTCTTTCAATTTCACCCACTGAATTGCGGAGATGGCTTGCAAGTTCCACAAAGAGAAGAAGGCTCAATGCTGCCTTCACGTAGCTTCTTGGCTACTCGTCGAATTCTATATGCCGCGCTCGCGATATCGACCGTGGTTCCATTAGTCCTGGTCACTTCGTACGGCTACTACGATTACCACCGTCGCTTCGCAGACGCGAACGATTTGGTTGACCGAAATTCCCGTGTTGCCGACGAGCAGGCTTTGAAAGTTGTAGACTTAAATCGCGAGATGGGAGCGCGGATAGTGGAACTGTTGGGAGAAGGCGATGACATGACTCTTAAGGATAGCGAAGATGTTATCCATCGTCAGCTTGAAACAATAGGGGGTGCGTTCGCCCAAGTCGCCGCTATTTCAGTTATTGGGAAGAACGGGGCACTTCTTGCGAGCAGCAAACATTATCCCGTACCTTCTATTTCGATTGAGGACAGGGAGGATTTCGTCGCAGCGCGGAATATTAGGCCCGAGCCCTACTTCTCGTTGCCTGTGCTCAGCAAAATTTCGAAAACTGACGTGTTTACGACCAACATGGGACGCTCGAGCTATGACGGAACGTTTCTTGGTATCGTTTCAATCGCACTAAAAAGAGAGTACTTTGAAAGCTTCTACAACGAACTTGCGAACGACGACGCAGCGGTCACCATCGCGCTTTATCGACAAGAAGGCGGGGTTTTGGTCCAATACCCCGATACGAAGCCAACGCCGCTAGGCACGGCATCAGATTCGGCTCTAACAACGGCTCTGCAACACAATGCGCCATTCGGTCAGTTA belongs to Burkholderia sp. PAMC 26561 and includes:
- a CDS encoding sensor histidine kinase; protein product: MVDDLLDFSRIRLGDMLPMTPTTDDLRRISHQAVEEVCASYPSFQVDERYDGIMVGTWDGARLGQLLTNLLVNAAQHGTGSAVLTARCEEHEVVVSVSNGGEIPADKIDKIFDPLIRSASTARKGTAAGVGLGLYIAKAIVQTHGGTLEVECRDGSTTLAVKLPRHCLLG
- a CDS encoding RsbRD N-terminal domain-containing protein, producing the protein MVLAELIEQKVDDILEDWSEFARRLGVAPEKLSDQQRRNSAREILLHIAHDMRTGQSADEQIAKSKGEGLEHAPEIVDVAKTHADDRLAHGFTLEELVSEYRALRATVIRHWQAQPYRVNEETIDQIVRFNEAIDQALTESIAKYSASAKSPARPFQWHSGT